A window of Candidatus Binatia bacterium contains these coding sequences:
- a CDS encoding DUF92 domain-containing protein — MTPFLWGLVFAAAGAVLVLATRQGTPAAAALGFAVSLALVLGFGPAVMAPVALFVLGSGVLTRAGRARKERMRAAEKNRGRRGAAHVAAKLGVPALLGAAAALMPHLAPWLGGGVAASLAAAFADTAATETGPLVSGPVFRVRGVRVARAAHGAPGGVSAAGLAGGALAALALAGLARATGLGSREGAPWAAAGAGFGAALVESAVAGTGPGQRLGPIGRNLFLSALAAAIGVGLAVTLST, encoded by the coding sequence GTGACGCCGTTTCTCTGGGGTCTCGTCTTCGCGGCGGCGGGTGCCGTGCTCGTGCTCGCGACCCGGCAGGGGACCCCGGCCGCCGCGGCGCTCGGCTTCGCCGTCTCCCTGGCCCTGGTGTTAGGATTCGGTCCCGCGGTGATGGCGCCGGTCGCCCTCTTCGTGCTCGGCTCGGGCGTCCTCACGCGCGCCGGACGCGCCCGGAAGGAGCGGATGCGCGCCGCGGAGAAGAACCGCGGCCGGCGCGGCGCGGCGCACGTCGCGGCCAAGCTGGGCGTTCCCGCGCTCCTTGGAGCCGCGGCCGCCCTGATGCCGCACCTCGCGCCGTGGCTCGGAGGGGGCGTGGCCGCCTCGCTCGCGGCCGCCTTCGCCGACACCGCGGCGACCGAGACCGGCCCGCTGGTTTCGGGACCGGTGTTCCGGGTGCGCGGCGTTCGCGTCGCCCGTGCCGCCCATGGCGCGCCCGGCGGCGTGAGCGCCGCGGGGCTGGCCGGGGGAGCGCTCGCCGCGCTCGCCCTCGCCGGGCTGGCGCGCGCGACGGGGCTGGGTTCGAGAGAAGGAGCGCCCTGGGCCGCGGCCGGCGCCGGATTCGGCGCCGCGCTGGTGGAGAGCGCGGTCGCGGGCACCGGCCCGGGACAGCGCCTCGGCCCGATCGGGCGGAACCTGTTCCTGTCGGCGCTGGCCGCCGCCATCGGCGTGGGGCTGGCCGTGACGCTTTCGACGTGA
- the wecB gene encoding UDP-N-acetylglucosamine 2-epimerase (non-hydrolyzing), with translation MTLDIACVVAARPNFMKMAPVVEALRARPGICARLVHTGQHYDEAMSRVFFDELGMPAPDVNLDVGSGSHAAQTARVLERFDEWLEAARPDLVVVAGDVNSTLACALAAAKRAIPVAHVESGLRSRDRAMPEELNRILTDALADLLFATSADAVQNLEREGIDAAKIHLVGNSMIDSLRRHLPAARARRAPERFGVERGGYAVATIHRPSNVDDPEQLSRVLEALAALSSSLPVVLPVHPRTAARIESMGAAGAARHSARRLLVVPPLGYLDFLGLMEAARLVLTDSGGVQEETTALGVRCITLRDTTERPITMTEGTNRLIGSDPASILPAASEALAAGPIEARMPALWDGYAGERIAAVLARQPASGSSERREKTSPATV, from the coding sequence ATGACGCTCGACATCGCCTGCGTCGTCGCCGCCAGGCCCAACTTCATGAAGATGGCGCCGGTCGTGGAAGCGCTGCGCGCGCGGCCGGGGATTTGCGCCCGGCTGGTGCACACGGGCCAGCACTACGACGAGGCGATGTCGCGCGTCTTCTTCGACGAGCTGGGCATGCCCGCGCCCGACGTGAACCTGGACGTCGGCTCGGGGAGCCATGCCGCGCAGACCGCGCGCGTGCTGGAGCGGTTCGACGAGTGGCTCGAGGCCGCCCGCCCCGACCTCGTCGTCGTCGCCGGCGACGTCAATTCCACCCTCGCCTGCGCCCTCGCCGCGGCCAAGCGCGCCATCCCCGTCGCGCATGTGGAATCGGGACTCCGGAGCCGCGACCGCGCGATGCCCGAAGAGCTGAACCGCATTCTCACCGACGCGCTCGCGGATCTCCTCTTTGCGACGTCGGCCGACGCGGTCCAGAATCTGGAACGCGAGGGGATCGACGCCGCGAAGATCCATCTCGTGGGGAACTCGATGATCGATTCGCTGCGCCGCCATCTCCCGGCGGCGCGCGCGCGCCGGGCGCCGGAGCGCTTCGGCGTGGAGCGCGGCGGGTACGCGGTCGCGACGATCCACCGGCCGAGCAACGTGGACGACCCGGAGCAGCTTTCGCGCGTGCTGGAGGCGCTCGCCGCCCTGTCGTCGTCGCTCCCCGTGGTCCTGCCGGTCCATCCGCGCACGGCGGCGCGGATCGAGTCGATGGGGGCGGCGGGAGCGGCTCGTCACTCGGCGCGGCGGCTCTTGGTCGTCCCGCCGCTCGGCTATCTCGATTTTCTCGGACTCATGGAAGCGGCACGCCTCGTGCTCACGGACAGCGGGGGCGTCCAGGAGGAGACCACGGCGCTCGGAGTACGCTGTATCACGCTCCGCGACACCACGGAGCGTCCGATCACCATGACCGAAGGCACCAACCGGCTCATCGGAAGCGATCCGGCGTCCATTCTGCCCGCCGCAAGCGAGGCGCTCGCGGCCGGACCCATCGAAGCGCGCATGCCCGCGCTCTGGGACGGCTATGCCGGAGAGCGCATCGCCGCCGTCCTCGCGCGGCAGCCGGCTTCGGGATCCAGCGAACGGCGGGAGAAAACGTCCCCGGCCACGGTTTGA